TTTATGATGTCACCAAGGGTGTTAAATTAACCAAACACGAAGCTTCATGTGGACTGACTATTAAACTAATACATTTTCACAACCTGTATCAATACTCACCTATTCCTGCACAGAATCAAACAAAAGATTCTGGATGGGAATATACGGCCCAGGAAGCAGTTAATAAGAATTTCACATTCAAGTGTAAGTACTGTTTAATCACAACTTTGAATAAGAATTCtatcataggccgggcgcggtggctcaagcctgtaatcccagcactttgggaggccgagacgggcggatcacgaggtcaggagatcgagaccatcctggctaacacggcgaaaccccgtctctactaaaaatacaaaaaattagccgggcgaggtggcgggcgcctgtggtccagctacttcaggaggctgaggcgggagaatggcgtgaacccgcgaggcggaggttgcagtgagctgagatccggccactgcactccagcctggcagacagagcaagactccgtttaaaaaaaaaaaaaaaaagaattctatcaTAAATTAGTAAGAAGTACAACataaaaaaaagttacacatgttagacattatttaaaaaatgaaaactgaaggcaattttattacaaaagattAAACTCATTAgccatcaaaaaagaaatataattccaacccagaattgaaagtaattttttattgataaacatttacactagaattagaaatgtcagtagaaaaataaaatttaaataattttctattgtaCAAAGATTTGATCATTTTGACTGTAGCAATTAGTgaaataacataatataaaaagtTAAGCTGATTTTAGTCACAACCAGCCTTACAGAGtgcacaaaaaataaatgcaagtaCAGGACATTTCTGCGTATGGTCTGCTAATGGCACCGACGCTTCACATTCCAGGAAATGGTTACTTAGGGAAGGCTGATGTGTGCTGCAGCATAACAGGAACTTAATTCAAACCAGAGCAACCAGAAAGGATACTGGAGGCAAAAgccaaaatacaatttaaaatctttaaaaaaataagcaatggttTAAAGGTAATTAATGAACTTTTCCTCACCTAGTGTAAACATTTCATAAGAAGTAATATTTTGTGgccaaaaaaaaagcacagacaCCTCTCTTAAAATATTCATGATGCTCTTGTGTATCAACTTAAGTTTTCATGAAATGCTTTCACTACAAAACCCCATATTCAAGAATCAAGAAGGCCAAGCGCGATGGCTCATGTTTGTtgtcccatcactttgggaagtcgaggcaggtggatcacttgaagtcaggagttcaagaccagcctgttcaacatgatgaaaccctgtctctactaaaaatacaaaaattagctgggcctcgGGATgggtgccagtaatcctagctacttggaggccaaggcaggagaatcatttgaaccagggaaacggaggctgcagtgagccgagaccaagccactgcactccagccttggagacagagcaagactgtatctcaaaaaaaaacaatcaaGAAATCAGCTTTTATGGTTAGGaggctgcctccctccctctcttgcatttattttttaaaaaagaaagcataggctgggcgtggtggctcacgcctataatcccaccactttgggaggctgaggcaggcggatcacgaggtcaggagatcgagatcatcttggctaacacggtgaaaccccatctctactaaaaatacaaaaaattagctgggcatggtggcacgtacctgtagtcccagctgctcgggaggctgaggcaggagaatggcgtgaacccgggaggcacagcttgccgtgagccaagatcacgccactgcactccatccagcctgggcgacacagcaagactccgtctcccaaaacaaaacaaaacaaaacaaacaaacaaaaagcatagCTGGGGGGGAGGATGTTTCTAAGGAATCAGTTTTTggcaaaaattttcaaaactataTAAGGTAAAATGTTCAACACAACTGCCGATATTCTTCCATCTGAGTGACCACCcccaaataattatatatttgagacataaaaaagaaaaagaaaatcaaagatattCCCTATCATTCAAATAGTCTCTCCCTGAAAACATTTCAAGCTACACCACTCAATCTATTTAAagtccatatatatatttattcactaGAGAATACTTCACTTACTGGGATGGATGAAACATTCAATACTTTGAAGATACcttttatatgtgaatttttttttttttttttttttgagacggagtctcactctgtcgcccgggctggagtgcagtggccggatctcagctcactgcaagctctgcctcccgggttcacgccattctcctgcctcagcctcccgagtagctgggactacaggcgcccgccatctcgcctggctagttttttgtattttttttttttagtagagacggggtttcacagtgttagccaggatggtctcgatctcctgacctcgtgatccgcccgtctcggcctcccaaagtgctgggattacaggcttgagccaccgcgcccggcctatatgtGAAGTTTTTAGAAAGAGTAGATAATCAAAATATATcaaacaagaaacagaaacaaagacaccTTTCAAAATGCCCTAATTTTTGGTGTTACCTCCAGTGAAAAATGTCTAACATTTTAatcatgtatcagtatttcaaaACTTAGCACTTAAGAGGAGGGGCCCACTAACTACTGGCCCATATATATAGTGTATGAAATTATACCCAAAGAATGTTTTAGGCAAGAACTCCTTCAACAGGCGTTTTTCAATAAGAGGCATCCTTCAGTAGAGATGACGGAAATCGTTTCCCATAAGAAAAGATACCAATTCCCCAGATTCTTAAACTGAAGGGCTACGTTTGAAAATCACAGCTCTttaaacaaaaaaccagaatttTCTACAATTTGCTTGGAAGAAAGATTTGAGCTTCTTGTTAGGGTATCTGTTAAGAATATTTGgctgcgccgggcgcggtggctcaggcctgtaatcccagcactttgggaggccgagacgagcgaatcacgaggtcaggagatcgagaccatcctggctaacagagtcaaaccccgtctctactaaaaatacaaaaaaaaaaaaaactagccaggcgagatggcgggcgcctgtagtcccagctactcgggaggctgaggcaggagaatggcgtaaacccgggaggcggagcttgcagtgagctgagatccggccactgcactccagccggggcgacagagagagaccccgcctcaaaaaaaaaaaaaaaaaaaagagtatttggCTGCATTGTAACTCGTAAGTTTCTGTCTGTGTATATGTCACTATAGTTTTGGTAAGTTAATTACCAAAaccaatattattatttatttatttattttgaaacggagtctcgctctgtcacccaggctggagtgcagtggcgcgatctcagctcaccgcaagctccgcctgccgggttcacgccattctcctgcctcagcctcccgagtaggtgtgactacaggcgcccaccacctcgcccggctagtttttttgtattttttagtagagatggggtttcatcgtgttagccaggatggtctcgatctcctgacctcgtgatcctcccgtctcggcctcctaaagtgctaggattacaagcttgagccactgcgcctggccaataatattattttaagacaCGGTCTTGCCCTGTGGCctaagctggagttcagtggcgtggtctcggctcacagTAGCCTgaacctcccaggcacaagtgattctcccactttggcctcctgagcagttgggaccacacccagctaatttttttttatttttcagtagagtcaaggtctcgctatgttgcccaggccaatcttgaactcttgggctcaagcagtcctcccacatcgaccgcccaaagtgttgggattacatgtgtgagccactgtgcccagacataAGTGGTCTAATCAGTCAAAAGAAAATGTCCAGTTTTTGTGATCTCTTTGTAATTCTTTTCTAAGAGTTTCCCTGGCAAATTGGTCCtcctgactttttctttctttctttttttttttttttccaaattgggCAGACTCCAGAATCACAGTAGATTCGGAGACTCTCCTACTGGCTATTTTTAATCAGAAGCCAGAGTGCATATTGCTTTAAATGGAATAGAAAGTTCCATTTAGTCTAGTTCATGTGCATATGACCTCATGGGCTGTTAAGCTTTAATCTCACAATGAAAACTTTCCTTTAAAGATGTCAGATTtatggccagatgcggtggctcacacctgtaatcccagcactttgggaggacaacgcgggtggatcacgaggtcaggagttcaagaccagcctggctaagatggtgaaacccatctctactaaaaatacaaaaattaggcgcggtggcaggtgcctgtaatcccagctactcaggagactgaggcagcagaatcacctgagcccgggtggcagaggttggagtgagctgagattgcgtcactgcactacagcctgggtgatagagtcagacgctgtctaaaaaaaacaaaaaaaaagtaagatttaaTTACCAGAAACTATTTTGAAGACAGataaccaccaccactaccaccacacTGATTGTACTCCATACAAAACAGTTTAGGTGGTAAGGATCACATTATATACTTAATTTCTGTGATCCTTTCCCTTTCAAAAAGTCACAGTTTTCAGGccttttaatgaaaaagaaagttaggcagtagaataaaaatttaaatagctaaaattaagttttaaaaaactcttgatatttaaatctctttaaaggtataaattcttttgaataaaaatgtaaacggGAGAGGGGTGCATACCTGAACATTAAATTTTAGGCACTTTCTGGGAGTTGATACCCAATACTGTAAAAGTGGGCTGAAGAGTCACCACCAGGTAAACACATTAAGCTAAAAAATCAATAACCACTAACTCTAGTTTCAGATGCACTTCTATAGTTTCTCAAGGGTCATTAGTATACCAAAGTCACTAAGAAAAACTGTGATAGAATGCTTAAAGTATCTTATTTGTGCCTCAATGTCCAAACCAATCTGGCTCAAAATTTCCCACTTAAGCCATTTAATAGGGTATGAATGTTTCCaattaaatggaataaaattaagaGAAGTGATAAGGAAAGGTAGTATAGAAAATCTTCTAAAAAGTCTAAATTAGCTAGCTTATTTTGATAAAACATACAGTAACAAATTCACAtctcttaaaatatcttaatCAGAGGTCAAGACAGTTGTCTAGAAAATGTCACATTATTCATTgttatctactttttctttaaacagtATAACCAAAGCCTCTACTTGagttatacttaaaatttttttcctgttttatttcaccaaatttgtttttaaaactatacttAACCAAAACCTATTTGGCATTTACTGTCACTAAGATTTAGTAAAGAAAAGAGTTTGCCAAATTTTAATCAAGATTAGGTAAGATTTTAATACAACATACTCTGCTTATTTGAAATAAACCAGTATCTCCCATAGATTCTTCAAAATATGCGACATCTCACAGAATACTGTAAATTTCAGTGCAAAGCATGCCACCCCAGAGACACTGTTGACTTGGCTTGGGTAAAGGTACATGTGAAAACTGCTTAAATTAaatatctacaaaaaagaaagccaaaagaCTTCTTTTGGTTGAGAACGATAGGAGTCCACATAAGTCTTCAACTCTAGGAgcttcaaaatgaagaaaaggctGAGATGTTGTTCTTCACGTTCCTGTTCATCCAAGTTGCTTCCCTTTGAAGAACTAAGAAAACACTACACTCCATAACGTATTCTTCCGGAGGATTCCATCAAGTTTAGGTTCAACATCTCAGCATAAGGATGTATGCTATAGAGTAGCTAAAATCCGTAAAAAGGAGACCACCACGACGCAAAACGTCTGTCCAGTGCCCAGAGTGAGGGCTTCGAACGGTATCATTTCCTTCCCTGCTGCTCGGTAAACTCCAGCAATAGCTGCACCTGATTTAAAACGCAAGaatgttaaacaaaaacaaaaaaccaagattAACAAACTcatgaaaatacaacatttaaaatgCTACTGTAAGTAGAATGTTCCAGATTTTTATATTGAAATCTACATCTTACAGAAATGTTAGGTTTTCCCTGTTCTTTCTGTGGACTTCTCTAGGCTTTGAGTATTCATTACATGGCTTGCGGATCACTTTTAGATGCTGACTCCTTAAAACCAAGAGTCTCCCagatttattgaataaaataatctagaagaaataatcaaaatcacaAAGATAGCAATTCCCACATGACCGGATTATGAACTCAAAAATATCTGTGTATTCCCCTACCAGTTACCCCATGCCTAGCCTTCAACAGGGACCTACTACATTTTTGgtaacaaatgaaaaacagtctTTTGAGTTAGACTAAGCAAGAAACGTTTCAGGCCACAGGGAACACCCCCCAACCCCGCCACCTTCTGTCATACTCATAGTTCCCTTCAAGAAATGGATGGAGGAGGGAGTAGAGGGGTGAGAAGGGAAGACAGGAGGACCTCTAAGTCATATTGTTATTAATTCACAGGGCATGAGAGGAGAGATTCAGGGATTCCTTCCTGTTTCCCAAGTCAttgattgtttttattatgttaGTCACTATAACTTCCCGcaaattgagaaaacaaaacaaaaaccgcTGTATCTATGCAGATACCCATCTAAGTTACTATAGGAGTTCAGCATTGTACCAAGAAAGttaacatttcatttgtttgaaaAGAACAGatccagccgggcgcggtagctcaggcctgtaatcccagcactttgggaggccgaggtggttagATCATctgagctaaggagtttgagaccagcctgggcaacatggtgaaaccccatctctactaaaaatacaaaaaattagccaagtgtggtggcatgcgcctgtaatccctactactcgggaggctgagacaggagagttgcttgaacccaggaggctgaggtcgctgtgagccgagactgcaacactgcactcaagcctgggcaacagagccagatcctgtcgcaaaaaaaaaaaaaaagatctggccaggtacagtggctcaagcctacaattccagcattttggaaggccgaggcaggaggatcacttaagcccaggagtttgagaccagtctgggcaacacgacaaaaccttgtctttacaaaaaatagaaaaattagctgggtgtggtggcacgtgcctggaaTGCTagttacttgggtggctgaggtaggaggatcacttgagcttgggaggtcaaggctgcagtgagctgtgactgtgccactgcactccagcccaggtgacagagcaagaccctgttctcaaataaaaatacataaataaaaattttaaaaagaagagaatagaTCCAGATTTCCCATATGACCTTCCTCCACAAAATGCACCAAATAAAATTCTCCTTGGTCATAGCATGTTCATTCACTCAAATTTTCTTCTGCAGAACACTTCTGTGTTTTATAAGGTATGATCCCTATTCTCTAAGTACTTGGAATCTAGCTGGGAACACAAGACAGAAACAGATTTGCAATAATGCAAAATAACAGTGTCTCAATCACAtgtttacaactttttttttttttttttttttttgagacagtgtttcactctttcgctcaggctggaatgcggtgccatgatcacagctccctgcagcctcaatcaccagggttcaagtgatcctcctgagcagctgggactagaggcacatgccaccatgcctggctattttatttatttatttttcgtagagacaggctctcactatgttgcccaggctagttttgaactcttggacttaagCGATCCTCACaagctggcctcccaaagtgctgggattacacgaataaaccaccatgcctggcacatttcATAAATGTGATATGAAggtatattaacatattttaacaaGAAGAAAGAACAGTATTAACCCAAGGTTGGCTGCCTTGAACATTTAGTGATTTAAAATGCCCACCTCCACTGGCAATGCATACATTTTGTTACTAACATCTGAAAGACATGTTTCATTGGGCCCTTCCAAAATTTAGGAACACAGAAAGAGTGGGTTGGGTAGAAAGAAGCTTAAGGAACTTGAACTGGGCCCTAAAGTGGGACTGCGATAATGaagtgaagaaaggaaaaagtatatCCAAGGGAGCAGCAAATGGAAAGGGAACAGATTACTCATAGAGCCTTAAAGACAGAAATGAATACAATATGTATTCGACAATTACTATGTGTCAGGGATTATGTTTAAGTACATCATATACACATTGGCTCAATCATGCAAGGGTATGAGGTGGGTAGTTTCATCCCTATTTTactaagaaataaacaaagacagGCCCTAGGAGCCAGTCATCCTGGGACATAAGGTCTCCAAAGAAGCAGTAGGTGATACAGTTAGAACACAGAGAAACTAGGccactttctctcaaaaaaaaaaaaaaaaaaaaaccctcaagccAAAGACACAGAAGGCAAATGATTTCTGCTTGACGCTAAGGTTTTCAATTCACAgtgaaaaaaagttacaaatcaGTAGGAATATTACATTTCTGTAttataagaatatatttatatttacatctatacctaaaaaaagaaatacacaccaAGATGTAAACTGTGGCTATTATTTAGGGATGGGAAAATGgaggattttacattttaattgcttAGAACTTTTagtttatataaaatacacatttatatttatgcatgagctttaaaataatttaaacttgtTGTTCTCATTTCTGTAACTGTGTCTTATCCCATAAGCAAAAGCCGTAGCAAAACAAATGCCCCAAAAACAGGCCTGAAAATAATTCATAACATCATGTTACTCCAATTTTTATTCAGAAAGtcctaaggggaaaaaaataaccagAGCACTAACCGGGTACTTTTCTAAacaagaattcttttcttttccccctcgggtcttgctgtgtggcccaggctgatctgcTGTGGTGTGATCACGACTCACGGCAGcccagcctggacctcctggctccagcaatcctcccacgtcagcctcccacgtagctggaacCACGGACACACACTATTACACTCAGctacattttttattcttatttgtagagatggggtcttgctatcttgttcaggctagtctcaatttcctgggcttcagcaagcctcccacctctgcctcccaaagtgctggtatcacaGTCATGAGCTACTACACCTAGCAAAGAATTCTTGTCATCAGAATTTGTCTTCTACCTTTACAGCAACCACATCCACATGAGTGGAAGTAATTCACCAACTATATTGCAGGGCCAACGCTCAAGAGATAGCTGATCAGAAAGGAGAAGTAGCTTCCGAAAAGATAAATTTTCCTCTTGCTGGTGGCCTCTCTCACAAGATATATCACAAAGTTTAACATGACTTCCCTGAAGCCACTGAGATGAAATCTGACTCAGTAAGTCAAAGAGGTTAGCCAAGTAATAGGGCCTTGggggtggaaaaaaaaatcaatacattaaaaaaactgggccaggcacagaggctcatgcctgtaattccagccttttgggaggctgaggtgggcagatcgcttgagctcaggaattcgagacctgggcaacatgacgaaaccctgtctctaaaaaaatacacaaaaattagccaggcatggtggcacacccctgtagtccaagcttcttgggaggctgatgtaggaggattacttgagcccaagaggtcgaggctgcggtgagccaagattgcgaccactgcactccggccttgCTGACATACGGAgacctatctttaaaaaaaacaacaaaaaaaaatgacttgtgGTTAAACGTCACTCTTTCCTTCATCCTACTCAGATATGTTTCTAAAATAGGTCCTGAAATTGACTAgtcatattaaacatttttgactGGTATTTTAATGTCTAACATACTTGTCAAGATTCCAGCAGTAATTGGTCCCACGATGCCCATCAACAGGATGCTTACAGACATGAACCTACCATATTTGTGATGTCTGAGGGTGAAGAGGGCCAGTAATCCAGCAGGGacatgaaagaagagagaagacaccAGTGCCCACAGGAACACACCATACCACATCTCTACGAGGGAAGACAAAGAAAGGTTGTGAATCACTGCCTTTCCCAGGACAATCATTGCAGAGGGTACTCATCATACTCATGATTTCAttttcaacaccatttattttttctttccgaaaaaaaaaaatttttttttttttgagtcgaagtcttgctctgtcgcccaggctggggtgcagtgacgcggtctcagctcactgcaagctccgcctcctgggttcacgccattctcccgcctcagcctcctgagtagctgggactacaggcgcccgccaccacgcctggctaattttttgtatttttagtagagatggggtttcaccgtgttagccaagatggtctcgatctcctgacctcaagatccgcccacctcggcttcccaaagtgctgggattacaggcacgagccaccgcacccggcctgaaaaaatttttttaaagacagggtctcactctgtcatccagaccgcagtacagtggcaccatcatggctcactgcagccttgacctcctaggtctgggtgttctcctgcctcagcctctgg
The genomic region above belongs to Piliocolobus tephrosceles isolate RC106 chromosome 17, ASM277652v3, whole genome shotgun sequence and contains:
- the TMEM170A gene encoding transmembrane protein 170A isoform X1, with product MWYGVFLWALVSSLFFHVPAGLLALFTLRHHKYGRFMSVSILLMGIVGPITAGILTSAAIAGVYRAAGKEMIPFEALTLGTGQTFCVVVVSFLRILATL
- the TMEM170A gene encoding transmembrane protein 170A isoform X2; protein product: MWYGVFLWALVSSLFFHVPAGLLALFTLRHHKYGAAIAGVYRAAGKEMIPFEALTLGTGQTFCVVVVSFLRILATL